In the genome of Candida albicans SC5314 chromosome 6, complete sequence, the window TAGCTCCATTGGCAAAGCATATGGAGTGGGCACCTGGAAGAATTGACGATTGGATAAATGGGGGACAAGGTTGGATCTTATGGATTAGCTTAACGGTAATGATAAGTGACTCCTTGGTGTCGTTTGTTGTGGTGAgcatcaaatcaattaataatgcATTAGATAATTTCAGACAAAGAAGAGATCTAGATCAATTTCTAGAATTGCAACAAAGTCAACAAAGTGAATACTTATTACAAGATCAAGAGGAAACTCGATCACTGACTTCATCCAACGAAAATCCTGAAAATAGTACTTACGATGGGAAGAGAACTCAAGAGGATTGCAAATATACAATGGAAGTACCAGAAAGACATTTAGTTTCAACTAAAACAACGGTGATCGGAATTGCTGTATCCACATTGCTTTGCATTATTTCTTTGAAACTAGTGTTTGGGAACATAGTTCCTATATATGCATCATTAGCAGCAATTATATTGGCAATGTTTTTCTCCATATTGGGAGTCAGAGCATTAGGTGAGACTGATTTAAACCCAGTGAgtggaattggaaaattatcacaattgatttttgcATTAATAATACCAAGCAACCATCCAGCCAagattttgattaatttgGTCGCTGGTGGAGTAGCTGAAGCAGGGGCTCAACAAGCAGGTGATCTTATGcaagatttgaaaaccGGACATTTAATTGGAGCATCGCCAAAAGCCCAATTTATTGCTCAGATATTGGGGACTCTTTATTCTGTTGGATTAAGCTCAATCATGTATAAAGTGTACAACAGTGTGTACAAGATACCAAGCGATATGTTTAGAATTCCAACTGCAGTGGTTTGGATTGATTGTTCAAGGCTAGTGACTGGTCAAGGATTACCTCCTCATATTCGTGAATTTGCGTTGGTTTTAGGAGTCATTTTTGGTATTATATCGTTATTAAAGAATACTGTGCCGCCCACTTCACTGTATCATAAATATTTGGTTTACTTGCCAAGTGGAGTAGCCGTTGGTGTAGGTATTTACAACACCCCAAATTTCACTTTGGCCAGGTTTATTGGTGGGTTGATTTGTTACAATTGGCAGAATATAGGTCCTAATGGTAAGATTGGTATGATTATATTCAGTAGTGGATTGGTGTTGGGCGAGGGACTTTTTAGTGGATTCACTATGCTTTTAACTAGTTTGGGTGTTAAGCATTGGTAAATAGAAACGTTTACATTAGAGtctgattttttttttttagtttataGTCTTTTAATACAAGACTTGCATTTGTAAAAGTTATGAATCATACTATCATGTAATACATTTATAGAAGGAATGACCTTCGTTGATCAAAAGTAAAAGTACATTAAAATACTATACAAATACTAGAATACAGATAATTGACTTGAATATACAAGCAGAgtagcaaaaaaaaatatacagTTTtcatttcctttttctttgggGGGATGAGAATACCTGGTAAAACAACTAATCTGATGTTCCATCAGCTTAACGGGTATTTCTCTCTCTATCAGCATTGATTCGCTGGTTGATCAAATAAATGGCAGTTTGAATAGAATTCAAGGTTCCTGTTAGAGTTAACTTTCTGATATTAGTCATACCTTTGCCTCCACCTAACATCATCGATTGTCCCTTATCTGGTTCAATTTTAACATATGTACATGCACTAGTTTCTCTGATGTGTTTGATGTTGTTACCTCGTTTCCCAATAACAGACCCAATACTAGAGTTGGCAACAAAGACATcttgattatatttatcTTGACCTGCTTGAATAGGTGGAGTTGTTATAACTTCACCAACTATCGTATTTCCAAACTCATCAGTGAACTGGTTCTGTGGAGGTATATTGACAGAAGGTTGCATACCAACAGGTGAGACAGCATTTGGGTTTGATGTTACTGGCGAACCAAAATGTTGAGGTTGAACTGCTGGTTGAAACATCATTGAGAAATTGTAAGGACTCTGTTGGTGTTGTGGTGGCTTACTAAATGGCGGCAATTTAGCTTGATAACCCATAGGATTGTTGTATGAATTACTAGGCGGTTGACGTTGTCTGCCTCCAAGACTTTGATCTGTTGGTTGATAGTTAGCAGGGTTGTACAACACAACTTTATGCTTCTTCAATACCTCCTTGTGTTCAAGCATAACTTGGGCAATATAATAAACAGCAATGTGAATAGCATCTCCAACACCCATAACAGATAAAACACGATCAGTAGAATATGGTAAAGCATTTTCTGCTGCTTTTAACTTGGCTGCTGagttttcttcaatttctctGAATTTCAATCCCTGTTTCCCAATAATGAACCCAATCATAGGATGTGGTATTAATAGCtttaaattatattgttgTGAATTAATGCTTGCAGGTTCGTCCTCTGGTTCTTCCAAAATAACTCTGGTGATTAATCCAAAAGCTCTAGCAACATTCTCTGCTGGACCTTTCACAGCAACAATTCTTTCAGGAACTCCTTTTAAATTCTCACTAACAGTAATTCTTACATTTGCCTTTTCTCTTAGATGATTGATTGTTTCTCCTTTTCTCCCAACAATCGTACTAGCTTCTTTGACTGGACAATACATTCTCAACTGAATAAATGTGGGATCATCTCTATCACGATGGTTTGATACTGGCTTAGATGAGGAAGATGAACCGGTGTTTTGGTCGTCTGCATGATCCAGCTCTGATGGTGCGTACGCTGGTTCAAGAGTTTCTTGTGTCTTGTTGGCGTCTTCATTCTGTTTATCCAACTCTTCAGATTCGGTCTCTAAATGACTTGTACTGTTGTTGGTAATAATGGGGGCTGTCTGTTGTAGTTCTTCCTCTTTATCCTGTAAATCTAATTGTTCGCTATCTAATGCGATTCTTTTGATCGATGATGAATTGATGGTATCATTGCCCGAATGACTGTTTGCCGATTGTTCATTGccttcattatcatctgCATCTTCATTTTTCCGCTTTAAAGTTGAAGTAATGTTATGATTTACAGTCTCAATTGGAGGTGTTAAAACTGGTTCATCTGGAGTATCCACATGAATGTTATTTGTATCGTTTCCGTCGTCTGACATATCGTACTTGGTGAGTATTAGTTTATGTTCCgctttttattttgttattgaaCGCTGCTAATTATTGtactttgttttttgttttttcttccttttgCTTCTTAGTAACTGTGAGAAGGcttgaaataataaaaattttcgCTGGATTTACGTAAAgctcatttttttttaaagaatttatCACTCCACACACTACTTTTTACTCCAATTGTGTGGTGTGTGTAAGTTgtcttttattttgaacatgacaatatttgataacAATAACTACACTATACAATCTATATAAAGTGATCCAAAGCAAAAACTATCCTTGTCGTAAGGTTCACTTCtgtaataattgttgttttcgtattttttctttctctttagCTTGCAAGTATAAATCGTCCCGCTTGGAATTCATTCTGTTTATAAAATCCTGTTTATCCAAGTAACCAGCCTTATTATGTATTTTCAATTCCTCATTAATATTCCTCTTATCAACAAAACTGGCCCAATCTAACCGTGATTTTTCTAGAGTAGACAACTTCATTTTTTTGCTATTACCATTTATAGATAAAAACCTATCAATCAAAGATGGTCGTTTAAGTTTGATACGTAGCTCCTTCGTTTCATTAGTTACGGGGTCAGTCCTAATAACCTTGACTTGAGATCGTCTATATGGGATATCCTCGTTCGAATTGCTAGAAGAAATGTTACTTGTCGAGTTTAAATACGCCTTGGCTTCTTGTGAGTTTTCATCAACATATTTTGTCTCTGTTATTAGCTTTCCAGCAAATgtataattgatttgaattttgatttgtttcGGGCCCTGTAGTTCATTTTCCTCTATGTTCGACTGCTGTTTCTGTTGCTGTTGACTATTTGCGGTTTTTTCACTGTCAATATTTAGTTCTTCCAGATTGTCTATACTAGGACtcccatttttcaaattttcaaatattgaattaacATCGATATTCGACTGATCCTTGACAAGTCCTGTTTTCGAATCAACttcaaaatttccaataaatCTAGACTGATTCAGTAGTTTTTCATGAAGTCTTTGAGATCTAGTTTTAACTTGTGATGTACTTGACTCAATTGTAGAATAGTCGGGTATTTTGGATGTTTTTCCATCTTTATATTGATCATTGTCTTCTTCCTCATCGCTGGAGACGCCACCTTCATTTTCGGCTTCGTTTTTCTTTTCGGGATCATAATCCTCGTCCTCTTCGTCATCCTCTTCactatcaatattatttttattgctTTCTATAGTATGATTCTTTTCAGATAATGCATTTTCCCCTGCCAGGTGTTCAGTACTCTTGTCTATGTTCTGTTTCGACATTGATGTACCCCTCTTGTTATGTTAAAGTTTATTTTAGATTTATAAAATGAATTCTTAAACCAATCTCTTTAAGTTGATATGAAACTCTTGGATAGACTAAAAATTAATGCAATTTTGATTGTATATAGAGTGGACTGGttttgaatattatttaggaaaaggaaaaataaaaacaaaaaaaaaagagttgCATAAAAAGTTCTCGGTCGTGCCAATTCACAGTAAGGCTCGGGGGACAGTTAGGCGTAAACGGAGGCTTTTCTCGTTCTTTTGCCACATTTCAATGCGGTACCAATCTTGATTTATAGAACGGCAATTTTGTAATATAACCGTTTACTATACttctttggttttgttACTATGATTGACGTATCCTCGACCAATAAACAAGGACCATAGCTGGAAAAGGTCGCTTGCAAAATAGTCTTTAGAAGATTAATGTGTTATGTAAGAAACTGAGAGGTTATTTCAATTGGTGTATGTTTCTATCGGAGtcaaaacaacaacccaTCTTTTTTTGCCGTTTGGTTACACTGCTTCGGTTAGGTGTTTAGTTTTATTCTACAAGTTTATAcgccttttttttttcttcttctttccaCCCAACATATAAATTCCCACTTTCccaaatttatataaaacAGGAGAACAATTAAGTTTCGattgtttcttttaattcatttgaaaCTTAAATTAACAACTCTGCCTTTGCTAATTCTATTCCCACCGTGAATACTCCCCCCACCCCagcaattttattttttgaaaaacaatgTCCGAGGTATCCAACAAATCCCAAGAGAATAAGGAATTATTCTACGCTGATACCGACGCTCCAATCGTCGTGTTATCTGCTTTAAAACATTTTGAGGCATTATCATCGAAGAATGCTAAAAAGTATGCTCATTATTTGTCAAGGGCATCCTTCGAAGGTACAAGGGCCGTGTTAAGATCTGTTTCCCCAGAAAGTGAACCAATTTTTGATATGATTTTAGCTATCCATGGTAAATTGGGAACTCCAAAGTCTGTTGAAGagtatcaacaaaaattagcACCATTGACTAAGCAAGATGTTCAACATTATTTGGAGTATACCTTACAGTTTTTGGATAATGCTGGAAACTATAAATCATTTGGAGACAAAAAGTTTATCCCTCGTTTGGAATCAGAAACTTTCgataaattgatcaaaattGTCGACGATGCTAAAGTTTCTGAATTATATAGCAAGGTCAAAGAAGCATTATTCAGCACAGAAAAGGGTTTGTTGGGCTATGCCGAAGCTGGCCACTTGTCCAATTACTACCCTAACAGTGAAACTATAaccaaacaagaaattgatttggttaATCAGTTGCTTGCTGAAAATGGTATAATGCCAGAAAATACCAGAGTAGAGAAGAAGTCTGACTCGGAATTCATAGTTCATGTTGCATCTTCAGAGACTACTAACAAAACAACTTATTATCCAAAAGACAAATTGACATCAAAGGATGATAAAATCACTGTTACTTTCCAATTTGGTGACCATCACGAGCAGTTCCAAAAGATAGTTGAAAACTTAACCAAGGCCTTACCATATGTTGCTAATGAAACTCAAGAAAAGTTGCTTAAATACTACattgaatcattttcaaCTGGGTCAATGAATGCACACAAGCAATCACAGATTGAATGGGTCAAGGATTTAAAACCTGAAGTTGAGTCCAATATTGGTTTTATTGAAACTTATAGAGACCCATCGGGAGTTAGAGGAGAATGGGAAGGGTTAGTTGCCATGGTGAACCACGAAAGAACTGCCAAGTTTAGTAAGTTGGTTGAAAATGCCGGTACATTTATTAAGGAATTACCATGGGATAAAATATACGAAAAGGATACATTCACCCCACCTGATTTCACTTCTTTGGAAGTATTAACTTTTGCTGGTTCAGGAATACCAGCAGGTATCAATATTCCAAACTATGATGATGTTAGATTGAACTATGGATTCAAGAATGTTTCTCTTGGTAATGTGTTGTCTGCCAACCCAAAGAACCCTAAACAAAAGGAAGTTATCACCTTTATTGGTGATGATTTACAAGACGAATTCAAGAAATGGCGTGACGAAGCTTTTGAAGTCCAAGTTGGTTTGCACGAATTATTAGGTCATGGAACTGGGaaattattacaagaaaCCTCCCCAggaaaatttaattttgataacaATGATGATAGAATCAAATCATGGTATGGACCAAATGATACTTGGAGTTCATTGTTTGGAACAACTTCTGGATCATACGAAGAATGTCGTGCTGAATTGGTTGCcttatatttgattttgaaaaaaccaGAGCAAGTATTCCctatttttgatattgaaaagaaagatgaACAAACCATAGTCAAATTCATTTCGGCATTATTGATGATCAGAGCTGGTTTAATTGGATTAGAATTCTGGGatccttcttcttctaaatgGGGACAGCCACACATGCAAGCTCGTTTTGCTATCATGAAACAATTGCATAAAGCCAAtgtttttaaatttgaatattcaaACCCAGATTATTCtgatttggaaattgtGGTTGACAAAACTAAATTGACTGACGGTACTGCTGTTGATGCTTTAGGTGAATTCTTATCCAATTTACATATTTTCAAGAGTACTGGTAATGTTAAACAAGGATTAGAGTATTACTTGAACAAATCTCAAGTTGATCCAGAATATAGCAGATTCAGGGATGCTGTgttgaaacaaaagaaaccaaGAAAGATGGTGATTCAAGCTaatacttttttcaatgaaagCACTGATGATATcgatgttgttgaatatgAGGAGAGTGAAATAGGTATGATTCAAAGTTATTACGATAGAAACGTTTAGAACTGAAGATATTGTTCATAATTAAAATGAGTATATGTTTTATGATTTTTGATAACCTCTACAGTAGAAACTGAGACCAGATTCATCTATGGGATCAATATGAATATATTATACTATCTGATTTACAAATTCAAGCTCCAACACCATAGAGTAGCAAGATAAGTCGACCATTATGTTAACGTGCTATATAATTCCTTTATCTACATCATTGTATCTCTGAGTATAAGTTATCAGTTAATTGGAAATGTAGTAAGAACTAACTCTCCATCTGACATTCACCTGACTTGTGGCTATTTATCAAGACACGttattttcttgaataGTTATGATGAGACTTAAAACAAGGTTTCATCACCGATCCAAAAATTCTTTGGTAACTTTCCCAAAACTTATGACATGCATCAAAAACTTGGTTATTGCAGGTGATGTAGCTGGTAATATTATCCAATCCTATGACCAAATATTTGCGCTTGCTGTAGGGGCTGCGGGCGAGCTTCAAGAGCCCTGTTACCGTCTACTTGTTTCCAGGTGAATATAGACAAGTCCAATATCCACATCCCCACGAAACAGTAATGTTAGCTTTGGAAACAATGTGTACCTTGTTCCTTCTACCAGCCCTAACCTTAACTAAGGCACATCAGTGACAGCAACAATTTAACTAGTCTTGTGACCATATTGAAAGCTGGCCTGTCACACACTCTGGTTGGTAGACCAGAAGTTATACTGGCCACAGAGTTAGGCTAGACATTAGGTACCAATCATGTTGCCAGTGGTGAACCTGGGYACAGCCATTACAATTGACCTCTGCCCATCACCTTTGAGCTTCTTGTAGAGTGGGCCAGAGTACTAGCCCCGGCTACTGGTTTTGTTACCTGAATAGCCATACTGTGGGCTTTGGCTTTAGACCCTGCTCTGGGATTGGCCATTTCCCTTGAGCTTAGGGACGTCAGCCATTGTCTGGCCCTGACCTGGCCCTGACCTGGCTCTGGCCCTGGCTCTGGCTCTGGCTCTGGCTCTGGCTCTGGCTCTGGCCCAAGCTTGATCTCAGCCCCAGCCCTTGTTCCCGCCAGCCCAGATTTTCTGGCCAAGGGTGGCAGTAGACCAGTCCCCAGGATGTAAGTTGGTACTAGAGAATGGTACAAGCGTTGGCAACCGGCACAACCGTATCCCAGGATCGGATAAACCGTCCCAGCGGTGGCTCTCGTACCCCCACTTTGCACCTAGCACCCTGCTTAGGAGAGATGCGCTGCACTTTGAGAAGAGTTTCGAATCCGTGGATCTCCAACTACATCTTCCTCGGACCTACTCCTTCCTCCCAATAGCACCATCCATAACATCGTATCTCCTATCCCCCAGAATATCCTCTCCTATACCAAGTATACAAGTAATATATATACCTTTTCATTTCAGCAAATAAGACTTCAAAATCAGCTTTTGAAAACCAATATGATACAGCAGCAACTTGATTattacttttttatttctttttgatcgtttttgatcttttttctatttttaatatcttgtattgtatttgtttataatttgttttatattgttttgtcttttttaaatttgttttgcATTTTTGcatattctttattttgttttgcgTTTTTGCATCTTTTTTATTCCCTTTTTCATTTGACAGTTTGATAATATAACTTcttttataaataattgaataatacTCCAGAAAAacattgattatttattgaatcttTAAATTGTGACAGCATCATCAGCATGGGGCTTTGATTTATGAAATGGAttgtatttgatattgattggACAGCTTCATATGTAATTGGATACTAGTTCGgttaatttgttttgatttgattaacaactttttcttaATGTGGATTTATGACAACAGTGACATCAATTTCTAAATCTACTTCTGGAGTCTTATAATATAACAAATCTATTatgcatttttttttctattttttcatttaattatattttttcattcttgattgtattttttttgcataaTGTGCTCCAACAAGTATTCAATCAATAGGTTCCAGGCAAGTTAAGAGAATCAGTTTATGGAAttggttttcaaaatcaacatgAGGAGACTTATCTGATATACCATTAGTTATACTATGcgtttttttatttgtttttttttcattttattttattttttatatttgtgtttgtgttttttAACTGCATATTGTGCTCCAATATAAAATTCAAGTAACAATGGAAAGAGCCTTGGTTATTCATCTACTTTCTGAATGGACattgatttggaaaacCGCTTTAGGAGTcttataatttataataacTACTTTATTATgagtctttttttatttttttttaatttttatttttattttttgattatttatttggtttcttttcCTCATAATGATGCTCCAATAATATTCCAAACAGTAGTAGTGAGTAGCGTCATGGTTATCCATTCTGTTACccgatgatgatgattttgttaaCCGCTTGAGGAGACTAATTTTATATAACAAATCTATT includes:
- the OPT8 gene encoding Opt8p (Oligopeptide transporter; similar to Opt1 and to S. cerevisiae Ygl114wp, but not other OPTs; induced by nitric oxide, amphotericin B; expression of OPT6, 7, 8 does not complement mutants lacking Opt1, Opt2, and Opt3; Spider biofilm induced): MTIETISNNEGIRQRSASESTHTHTYLDQLDIPQITLRSTIVGLLIGSLVLISNFQFGLQTGWVSMMSLPAALLAFSIFKLLPISIAKNFTDVENVFVQSIAVAVGTGPLCYGFIGIIPAMEKFMTSEESGLGRPLTFGLGQLMIWSLGLGLFGVFFAIPLRKQVIVKEKLPFPSGSATATLISVLHGSDIYQDKEEISEKLDIEEEEGRETGSIATESESLTQQSSKSQLITTTNIQDDYDSNMRSLIITFIISATYTILSFFLPILKKIPIFGNHLSVNYLWNFQPSPAYIGQGIIMGLPTVSYMLFGAILGWGILAPLAKHMEWAPGRIDDWINGGQGWILWISLTVMISDSLVSFVVVSIKSINNALDNFRQRRDLDQFLELQQSQQSEYLLQDQEETRSSTSSNENPENSTYDGKRTQEDCKYTMEVPERHLVSTKTTVIGIAVSTLLCIISLKLVFGNIVPIYASLAAIILAMFFSILGVRALGETDLNPVSGIGKLSQLIFALIIPSNHPAKILINLVAGGVAEAGAQQAGDLMQDLKTGHLIGASPKAQFIAQILGTLYSVGLSSIMYKVYNSVYKIPSDMFRIPTAVVWIDCSRLVTGQGLPPHIREFALVLGVIFGIISLLKNTVPPTSSYHKYLVYLPSGVAVGVGIYNTPNFTLARFIGGLICYNWQNIGPNGKIGMIIFSSGLVLGEGLFSGFTMLLTSLGVKHW
- the PBP2 gene encoding Pbp2p (Putative RNA binding protein; transcript regulated by Nrg1, Mig1, and Tup1), whose product is MSDDGNDTNNIHVDTPDEPVLTPPIETVNHNITSTLKRKNEDADDNEGNEQSANSHSGNDTINSSSIKRIALDSEQLDLQDKEEELQQTAPIITNNSTSHLETESEELDKQNEDANKTQETLEPAYAPSESDHADDQNTGSSSSSKPVSNHRDRDDPTFIQLRMYCPVKEASTIVGRKGETINHLREKANVRITVSENLKGVPERIVAVKGPAENVARAFGLITRVILEEPEDEPASINSQQYNLKLLIPHPMIGFIIGKQGLKFREIEENSAAKLKAAENALPYSTDRVLSVMGVGDAIHIAVYYIAQVMLEHKEVLKKHKVVLYNPANYQPTDQSLGGRQRQPPSNSYNNPMGYQAKLPPFSKPPQHQQSPYNFSMMFQPAVQPQHFGSPVTSNPNAVSPVGMQPSVNIPPQNQFTDEFGNTIVGEVITTPPIQAGQDKYNQDVFVANSSIGSVIGKRGNNIKHIRETSACTYVKIEPDKGQSMMLGGGKGMTNIRKLTLTGTLNSIQTAIYLINQRINADRERNTR
- a CDS encoding uncharacterized protein (Ortholog(s) have role in histone exchange and Swr1 complex, cytosol localization), which gives rise to MSKQNIDKSTEHSAGENALSEKNHTIESNKNNIDSEEDDEEDEDYDPEKKNEAENEGGVSSDEEEDNDQYKDGKTSKIPDYSTIESSTSQVKTRSQRLHEKLSNQSRFIGNFEVDSKTGLVKDQSNIDVNSIFENLKNGSPSIDNSEELNIDSEKTANSQQQQKQQSNIEENELQGPKQIKIQINYTFAGKLITETKYVDENSQEAKAYLNSTSNISSSNSNEDIPYRRSQVKVIRTDPVTNETKELRIKLKRPSLIDRFLSINGNSKKMKLSTLEKSRLDWASFVDKRNINEELKIHNKAGYLDKQDFINRMNSKRDDLYLQAKEKEKIRKQQLLQK
- a CDS encoding dipeptidyl-peptidase III (Putative dipeptidyl-peptidase III; protein detected by mass spec in exponential and stationary phase cultures; Hog1p-induced; clade-associated gene expression), translating into MSEVSNKSQENKELFYADTDAPIVVLSALKHFEALSSKNAKKYAHYLSRASFEGTRAVLRSVSPESEPIFDMILAIHGKLGTPKSVEEYQQKLAPLTKQDVQHYLEYTLQFLDNAGNYKSFGDKKFIPRLESETFDKLIKIVDDAKVSELYSKVKEALFSTEKGLLGYAEAGHLSNYYPNSETITKQEIDLVNQLLAENGIMPENTRVEKKSDSEFIVHVASSETTNKTTYYPKDKLTSKDDKITVTFQFGDHHEQFQKIVENLTKALPYVANETQEKLLKYYIESFSTGSMNAHKQSQIEWVKDLKPEVESNIGFIETYRDPSGVRGEWEGLVAMVNHERTAKFSKLVENAGTFIKELPWDKIYEKDTFTPPDFTSLEVLTFAGSGIPAGINIPNYDDVRLNYGFKNVSLGNVLSANPKNPKQKEVITFIGDDLQDEFKKWRDEAFEVQVGLHELLGHGTGKLLQETSPGKFNFDNNDDRIKSWYGPNDTWSSLFGTTSGSYEECRAELVALYLILKKPEQVFPIFDIEKKDEQTIVKFISALLMIRAGLIGLEFWDPSSSKWGQPHMQARFAIMKQLHKANVFKFEYSNPDYSDLEIVVDKTKLTDGTAVDALGEFLSNLHIFKSTGNVKQGLEYYLNKSQVDPEYSRFRDAVLKQKKPRKMVIQANTFFNESTDDIDVVEYEESEIGMIQSYYDRNV